Part of the Kiritimatiellia bacterium genome, AGATCAGCAGCGTGGACCAGACTCCCAGCGAAATCGAGACGGGCATCTTCTCCCGGATCAGCGCCCAGACCGGACGGTCGCGGTGGAAACTACGACCCAGATCAAAGCGAAGAAAATCGCGGCACATCCGCCAGAACCGCCGGTGCGCCGGCTGGTCGAAGCCGAACTGACGCTTCAGCTCCTCGATGAACTGCGGGTCGAGACCCTGCGCGCCACGGTAGATCGAGTCGGCCGGACGCGCGCCCGCCGGCTCGCCGACTGCTTCGGTGCCCGTCGCGCCGCTGATCCGCCCCGCGACGTCCGTGCCCACACCGCGCAGCTGCGCAAGAATCTGCTCGACTGGCCCCCCCGGTGCAAACTGGATGATCGCGAAATTGATCAGCAGGATCCCGAACAGCGTCGGTACCATCAGCAGCAGACGGCGTAGGATGTAAGCGGTCATCCGCTCCCTCCGCTCCGCATCGTTTTGCGCGGATCCATCGCATCGCGCGCCGCTTCGCCGATGAAGACCACCAGCATGAAGAGGGTCGAAAGTGCGACAAACGCGGTCAGGCCCAACCAGGGCGCGTGCAGGTTCGCCTTGCCCTGCTGCAACATTTCTCCCAGCGATGGAGAGCCGGGGGGCAGGCCGAGGCCGAGAAAGTCGAGCGAGGTCAGCATCGTCAGCGAGCCGGCAAGCTGAAACGGCAGATAGGTCATCGCGGCGACGAGCGCGTTCGGCAGCACATGCCGCAGCGCGATGCGCCACTCCGGCACACCGAGCGCGCGGGCGGCGCGGACGTACTCGAAGTTGCGCGCGCGCAGCGTCTCCGCGCGCACCACGTGTACGAGACTCATCCACGAAAAGAGCAGCAGAATGCCCAGCAGCGAGCCAAACCCCGGTTCGATCACGGCGGACATGATGATCAGAATGTAGAGCCGGGGCATCGCACCCCACAGCTCGATCAGCCGCTGGGCAATGAGATCCACCCAGCCGCCCGCGTAGCCCTGCCAGAGCCCCAGCAGCGTGCCGATCACCGCGCTGACCACCGTCAGTGCCAGCCCAAAGAGCAGCGAGATCCGCAGGCCGTGCAGCACCCTCGCCAGCACATCGCGGCCGAGATCGTCGGTGCCGAGCCAGTGGCGTCGGCCTGGCGGCGACGGCGCCGGTTCGGGCGCATCCAGATCCACGGTGTCGTGCCCGTACGGAATCGGCGGCCAGAGCATCCACCCGCCCCGTGCTCGAATCAGCGTATCGGCGACATACGGGTCGCGAAAGTCCGCCGCCGTTTCAAACACGCCCCCGAGTTCCGCCTCGCTGACGTTTTGCCACAGCGGCCAGTACCACCGCCCACCCACCCGCACCACCCACGGCCGGTCTGCGGCCAGCCACGGCGACGCGAGCGCGACCGCGAACAGCAACGTGAACAGCATCGCGGAGACGAATCCCCGCCGGTTTGCGCGGAACGCGGCCCAGCGACGGCGCGCGAGCGGCGACCATCGGCGGCGCCATCTCATGCGGCCGACCCCTCAATCGCGCGGTAGTCGAACGCCGCCGCGATCAGCGCGCGAGTGTAGGGGGTGCTGGGCGAACTGAGCACGTCCGCGGTCGGCCCCTGCTCGAGGACATCCCCGCGGCGCAACACGACAATGCGGTGGCAGAGCGCACGCACCACGCGCAGGTCGTGGCTGATCACCACGAACGCGACTCTCCGCTCGCGCTGAATCGAGCGCAGCAACTGCACGATCTCCGCCTGCAACGACACGTCCAGCGCGGAGGTGGGCTCGTCGAGCACCAACAGCCGCGGTTCGAGCACCAGCGCCCGCGCCAGCGCAATCCGTTGCCGCTGGCCGCCGGAGAACTCGTGCGGATAGCGGTGGACGTGCGCGGGCTCCAACCCCAACGCGGTCAGCGCCCGTTCCACCCGCCGCGCACGTTCCGCCGGCGCAAGCCCGGGCTCGTGCACCGCCAACCCCTCGCCGACAATCTGGCCCACTGTCATGCGGGGATTCAGCGATGCGAACGGATCCTGAAAGACGATCTGCATCTCCCGCCGCAGCGACCGCAGCGCCGTGCGGGACAGCGAGGCAAGATCACGGCCCGCATACACGACGCGGCCGGACTGTCGCACGAGGCCGCGCGTCCACAGCCGCAGCAGCGCCAGCGCAGCGGTCGTCTTGCCGGAGCCGCTCTCGCCCACCAGCCCCACCGACTCCCCCTCCGCCAGCCGCAGGCTGAGGCCCTTGAGCGCCCGCACCGCCCCCACCTCGCGCCGAAGCAGGCCGCGACGGACCGGAAACTCCACCGTCAGTCCCTCCACCGAGATCACCTCGCGCGCCCCCGCCGGTATCTCCACCGGCCCTCCGGCAGGCACCGATTCCACCAGCCGCCGCGTGTAGGGATGCTCTGGCGCGCTCAGCACCCGCTCCGTCGGTCCCTCTTCGACTTTCCGCCCCCGCCACATCACCACGACGCGGTCCGCCAGCCGGCGCAGCAGCCCCAGATCATGCGTGATCCAGAGCACCGCCATCCCGAGCTCCGCGCGCAGGCGGGCCACCAGCTCCACAATCTGCGCCTGAATCGTTACGTCGAGCGCGGTGGTCGGTTCGTCCGCGATCAGCAACGATGGCCGGTTGATCAGCGCCATCGCAATCATCACGCGCTGCCGTTCCCCGCCGGAGAGCTCATGCGGCCACGCGTCCAGGCGCCGCTGCGCCTCGGGCAGGCCCACGCGCCCCAGCCACTCCACGACCTCGCGGCGGACTTCAGCGGGGGGCACTGCGCGGTGCAGCCGCACCGCCTCCGCAAGCTGCCGGCCGATCGTGTGCAGCGGATTCAGCGAGGTCATCGGTTCCTGAAACACCATGCCGATCTCCCTGCCGCGGATCGCCCGCAGTTGCGGTTCCGGCAGCTGCAGCAGGTCCCGCGGACGTGCCGGATCGGCCAGCCACTCGATCCGCCCGGCGCGATAGCGGGCCACACCCTCCAACAGCCGCAGCACAGAAAGCGCGGTCACCGATTTGCCCGACCCGCTTTCACCGACCAGGCCGACCACCTCACCACGCCGCACCTCCAGCGAGAGCCCATCCACCGCGCGCAGCGGGCCTTCCGGCAGAGCGAACTCGACCGTGAGGTCCTGGACCGCCAGCAGTGGGCCCGGCCGGTTCATCGAATCAGAGATCTTCGATCCGCTCCTCCGGCACCGGCATTGCGCGAAGCTGGTCCCGGTTCGCGATCACACAGGCCGCCGACCGCGCCAGCGACGGTCGCAGCACCGTGGCCGCGACCTCGCGGATCGCGGCCGCATCCACTCGCAACAGCGCGGCGCGCTCGCGACGCCGGAACTCCTCGTCCTCCCCCCTCAGGTACCGCGCCAGCGCCTCGCCCACCGCATGAGCCGGCCGGTACGGGCGCTCGAATGGTTTGAGCGTGCCGATCACCGCCTGCTCGACCGCGCCCGGCGAGAGGTCCATCTCCCGTTCCACGTGGTCGGGGATGCGCCGGAAAATTTCGAGCGACTGGGCGGGCGTTGGATCCCGATAGCTGGACAGCACGACGACGCCGGACACCGGCGCGTACATCGCGCCGCAGCCGTACGCACCCCGGCGCACCCGGATCTCGGTCCAGAGATGATCCAGTGTGAGACGGTGGCACAGCACGCGCAGTGCGGCGCTGCGCGGATCCACCCACGGTACCGCCGGCACCGCGAGCGCGGTGAACGCGACATCCGCGGGCGCCGCAATGCCCTCCAGTTCCACCGGGGGCACCGCCCGCCACGAGGGCGGTGAGACGGCCGCGGGCTGCGGACAGCGACCGACAAACTCCCGGAACCAGCCGGCGATCGTGTCGATCGCAGCGTCCGATCCCGCCGCCGCAACATGCCAACGGGCCACCGAGAGCACTCGTCGGCGAACAGCCTCAAACTCCGCGCCCACCGCCTCGCCGTCCCGATCGGCGGCCTCCGCAAACCGGCGCGACGCTCGAACCACCTCCAACCCGCTCAGCGCCTCCACGCACGCCGCAATCGGGCCGAAGTGCCGCCCCGCCCGGCTGGCCGCATATTTGGTGCCGGAATGCAACACGTCATCGCGGAGCCCCGACTGCAGCTCGCCGAGCAACGTCTGCACGCGAGGCGGATCCAAGAGATTCGGCGACCACAAGCGGTCCGTGAGCAGATCCAGTGCCGAACGCAGGCGCTCGTCCAGCGCATATGTGGCGATCATCAGGTAGAGCCGCAGCCGGTCCGGCGTGCCGACGTGGGCGGTCGCCGTGAAGCTGCCGGCCAAACCACCACAGACCGCTGACTCTCGACGCGCCATCGCCGCGTGATCGAGACCGGCCGCCCCGGTCCGAAACCACAGCGGAACCAGCGGCGTGAGGCGCACCCAGTCCTCGGCCGACAGCTCGCTGACGTCGGCCGCCAGCGCCACATATGCGACGCCGCGCGTGAACGTTTCGACCCGCAGCATCGGGCGCCCGCCGACGGTTTGCACCGTCGTCGGAAGACGGCGCGGCTCCGGCGAGACGTCCGCCAGCGACAGCCGCGGTAGCGTTGCCAGCGCCTCGGGCGGATTCGGCGCCGCGGTTCGGGCATCCAGTTCGCGCGTCTCGCGCGCGAGCCGCTCGAGCTCCGCCGGCGACATGGACCGCCGGCGCTCCTCGAGCCGGCGCCTCCACTCCTCCTCGCGGCGGCGGTTCAGTTCCGGGTCCGGCCGCAGCACCACCGCCACCCGGTGCGGATTCGCGATCAACCACCGCTCTACCGCACGCTCGATGTATCGCGGCTCTTCGCGCATCCGCTCGCGCAGCACCGCGAGCCGGGAGCGGATCTCGAGCCACGTCCACGGTGAGGCCTCGTACAGCCACATCAGCAGCACGCGATCCGCAAGCGTCAGCGGAAAGAGTTCCGGGATGTGCAGGGCGCCGAGCTCAAACTGGTGGAACGCGGCGTCGAGCAGCTCGCGGTCGAAGCCTCGGGAGGTTTCGCGCCGAAGCACATCGAACACCAGCGCCTCGATCTCCCGCGCGCGCGCCGCATCCGTGCCCAGGAGCCCGACTGTGAACGTCGTCTCGCGCCGCGCGGAGGAATGCTCGCAGAGCACTTCGTCGCCCCAGTGGGTATCTTCCAACGCGCGCCGGAGCGGACAGCCCGCGTGCGCGAGCAGGTAGTGGAACGCGACGCTCATTGCGACGGACGTCTCGACGTCGTCGCTGGGGTGCGTCAGCCAGTCGATCGTCACCACGCTGCGGCGTTCGGGCGTTTCACCCGGCAGCGCGGGGTAGGTGGCCTCCACCTGGCGCGGCGCAGTCCAGCGCGGCTGGAGCGGGATCGGCGGCGGGGGCGACCGCCGCGAGAACGAGGCCAACACTTCCTCGTCCAGAAATTTTAGGTGAGGTTCGAGCGGCGACGAGGTGTACAGAATCAGATAGGCGTTGGAGGGGTGATAGTAGTTCCGGTGAAACTGTACGAACTGCTCATAGGTCAGCGACGGGATCGCCTCAGGCCAGCCGCCGGAGTCGCGCCCGGCGGGCGTGTCGGGCAATAGCGCGGCGGTCGCAATCCGGTCCAGCATGCCGTCCAGCGTGCTGTACGCGCCCTTCATCTCGTTGAACACCACACCGCGGATCACCAGCGGACTGTCCGGTCGGTCCGGGTCTGCCACCGCGAGGTGATGGCCCTCCTGGCGGAAGTGGTCTTCGGTGAGCAGCGGATGAAAGACCGCGTCGCAGTAGACCGCCATCAGGTTGCGGAAATCGCGGAGGTTCGCGCTCGCGCAGGGGTAGATCGTCCGGTCGGGCCACGTGATCGCGTTCAGAAAGGTCGCGAGGCTGCTCTTGAGCATTTCCACGAAGGGATCCTTCACCGGGTAG contains:
- a CDS encoding dipeptide ABC transporter ATP-binding protein — its product is MNRPGPLLAVQDLTVEFALPEGPLRAVDGLSLEVRRGEVVGLVGESGSGKSVTALSVLRLLEGVARYRAGRIEWLADPARPRDLLQLPEPQLRAIRGREIGMVFQEPMTSLNPLHTIGRQLAEAVRLHRAVPPAEVRREVVEWLGRVGLPEAQRRLDAWPHELSGGERQRVMIAMALINRPSLLIADEPTTALDVTIQAQIVELVARLRAELGMAVLWITHDLGLLRRLADRVVVMWRGRKVEEGPTERVLSAPEHPYTRRLVESVPAGGPVEIPAGAREVISVEGLTVEFPVRRGLLRREVGAVRALKGLSLRLAEGESVGLVGESGSGKTTAALALLRLWTRGLVRQSGRVVYAGRDLASLSRTALRSLRREMQIVFQDPFASLNPRMTVGQIVGEGLAVHEPGLAPAERARRVERALTALGLEPAHVHRYPHEFSGGQRQRIALARALVLEPRLLVLDEPTSALDVSLQAEIVQLLRSIQRERRVAFVVISHDLRVVRALCHRIVVLRRGDVLEQGPTADVLSSPSTPYTRALIAAAFDYRAIEGSAA
- a CDS encoding ABC transporter permease, whose product is MRWRRRWSPLARRRWAAFRANRRGFVSAMLFTLLFAVALASPWLAADRPWVVRVGGRWYWPLWQNVSEAELGGVFETAADFRDPYVADTLIRARGGWMLWPPIPYGHDTVDLDAPEPAPSPPGRRHWLGTDDLGRDVLARVLHGLRISLLFGLALTVVSAVIGTLLGLWQGYAGGWVDLIAQRLIELWGAMPRLYILIIMSAVIEPGFGSLLGILLLFSWMSLVHVVRAETLRARNFEYVRAARALGVPEWRIALRHVLPNALVAAMTYLPFQLAGSLTMLTSLDFLGLGLPPGSPSLGEMLQQGKANLHAPWLGLTAFVALSTLFMLVVFIGEAARDAMDPRKTMRSGGSG
- a CDS encoding insulinase family protein, which codes for MNERKSELNGWVHGFRLEETVELPEIDGVGRRFTHERSGARLLHLDVRDDEHLFVAAFRTPPPDDTGLPHILEHTVLCGSRRYPVKDPFVEMLKSSLATFLNAITWPDRTIYPCASANLRDFRNLMAVYCDAVFHPLLTEDHFRQEGHHLAVADPDRPDSPLVIRGVVFNEMKGAYSTLDGMLDRIATAALLPDTPAGRDSGGWPEAIPSLTYEQFVQFHRNYYHPSNAYLILYTSSPLEPHLKFLDEEVLASFSRRSPPPPIPLQPRWTAPRQVEATYPALPGETPERRSVVTIDWLTHPSDDVETSVAMSVAFHYLLAHAGCPLRRALEDTHWGDEVLCEHSSARRETTFTVGLLGTDAARAREIEALVFDVLRRETSRGFDRELLDAAFHQFELGALHIPELFPLTLADRVLLMWLYEASPWTWLEIRSRLAVLRERMREEPRYIERAVERWLIANPHRVAVVLRPDPELNRRREEEWRRRLEERRRSMSPAELERLARETRELDARTAAPNPPEALATLPRLSLADVSPEPRRLPTTVQTVGGRPMLRVETFTRGVAYVALAADVSELSAEDWVRLTPLVPLWFRTGAAGLDHAAMARRESAVCGGLAGSFTATAHVGTPDRLRLYLMIATYALDERLRSALDLLTDRLWSPNLLDPPRVQTLLGELQSGLRDDVLHSGTKYAASRAGRHFGPIAACVEALSGLEVVRASRRFAEAADRDGEAVGAEFEAVRRRVLSVARWHVAAAGSDAAIDTIAGWFREFVGRCPQPAAVSPPSWRAVPPVELEGIAAPADVAFTALAVPAVPWVDPRSAALRVLCHRLTLDHLWTEIRVRRGAYGCGAMYAPVSGVVVLSSYRDPTPAQSLEIFRRIPDHVEREMDLSPGAVEQAVIGTLKPFERPYRPAHAVGEALARYLRGEDEEFRRRERAALLRVDAAAIREVAATVLRPSLARSAACVIANRDQLRAMPVPEERIEDL